Proteins co-encoded in one Sporosarcina sp. FSL K6-1522 genomic window:
- a CDS encoding MBL fold metallo-hydrolase, whose protein sequence is MKKIRYENMDKSAGLSTFKELRQWRQERKSKQKDLSYQVPAVEKTEEPFLQQNRTIPTITWIGHSTFLIQLNGLNILTDPVWAKRLGMDKRLTPPGLPIRELPPIDVVLISHSHYDHLSYTSIKRLKGNPTFFAPIGLGNWFKRKGFSKTVEFNWWNKYQLGGLTVTFVPAQHWSKRTLTDTNHSHWGGWVIQDATQTIYFVGDSGYFKGFRDIGDKYAIDFCLMPIGAYEPEWFMATQHVSPEDAVKAFIDTRSKVMIPMHYGAYRLADDTPKEALDRLQAEWEKRKLASEKLAIMKLGETIKLG, encoded by the coding sequence ATGAAAAAGATACGTTATGAAAATATGGATAAAAGTGCAGGGCTGTCCACATTTAAAGAGTTACGACAGTGGCGACAAGAACGCAAAAGCAAACAGAAAGATTTATCATACCAAGTACCGGCGGTAGAAAAAACGGAAGAACCATTTTTACAACAAAATAGAACAATCCCGACAATTACATGGATCGGGCATTCCACTTTTTTGATTCAACTAAATGGACTCAACATCCTGACAGATCCAGTTTGGGCAAAACGCCTTGGGATGGATAAACGACTAACACCTCCTGGGCTTCCGATAAGGGAATTGCCACCAATCGACGTTGTCCTCATTTCACATAGCCATTACGATCATCTGAGTTATACTTCTATTAAAAGGCTGAAAGGGAATCCAACCTTTTTTGCGCCCATCGGACTTGGGAATTGGTTTAAACGAAAAGGATTCAGCAAAACGGTGGAATTTAATTGGTGGAATAAGTATCAACTGGGCGGCTTAACGGTTACCTTTGTGCCAGCTCAACACTGGTCAAAAAGAACGCTAACCGATACCAATCACTCTCATTGGGGTGGCTGGGTGATTCAAGATGCAACCCAAACCATCTATTTCGTAGGAGATAGTGGGTATTTCAAAGGTTTTCGCGATATCGGGGACAAGTATGCTATTGATTTTTGCTTGATGCCAATTGGTGCATATGAGCCGGAATGGTTTATGGCTACTCAGCATGTTAGCCCTGAAGATGCGGTCAAAGCCTTCATTGATACGCGTTCAAAAGTGATGATTCCGATGCATTATGGCGCTTATCGATTAGCTGATGATACACCGAAAGAAGCACTTGATCGACTACAGGCTGAGTGGGAAAAAAGAAAGCTAGCTAGCGAGAAATTAGCGATTATGAAACTTGGTGAAACCATTAAGCTAGGATAA
- a CDS encoding SprT family zinc-dependent metalloprotease: MKVKIDNEMIKCDIQYGNRKKLSIHIDPFGFITVKAPKGTSEAVIVSAIESKGKWIVKKIHDIAAARETPKAREYHAQGKFLYLGKEHFLHELIETSTLDEEIFKRTLKKFYINSCKTIVEARVKVYQQQLKVRPKPIEIVESKSKWGSCSSDRKLTFNYRLAMAPIDVIDYVVIHELCHLLHMNHDRSFWRRVGGVMPDYKEKEAYLERHGHLMSL, from the coding sequence ATGAAAGTTAAAATTGACAATGAAATGATAAAATGTGATATCCAGTATGGAAATCGAAAGAAGCTATCCATTCATATCGATCCGTTCGGTTTCATAACGGTGAAAGCGCCCAAAGGCACAAGTGAAGCAGTGATTGTCAGTGCAATCGAAAGTAAAGGGAAATGGATAGTAAAGAAAATCCATGATATTGCAGCAGCTCGAGAAACGCCTAAGGCCAGAGAATATCACGCTCAAGGGAAGTTCTTATACCTTGGGAAAGAGCATTTTCTTCATGAATTAATAGAAACAAGTACGTTAGATGAAGAGATATTTAAAAGAACGCTCAAGAAGTTTTATATTAATAGCTGTAAGACAATTGTAGAGGCACGGGTAAAAGTCTATCAACAACAACTGAAGGTTCGACCTAAACCTATTGAAATCGTGGAGTCTAAATCCAAGTGGGGGAGTTGTAGTTCGGATCGAAAGCTCACTTTTAATTATCGTCTAGCGATGGCTCCGATTGACGTTATCGACTATGTAGTTATCCATGAGCTATGTCATTTATTGCATATGAATCATGATCGCTCATTTTGGAGACGCGTTGGCGGTGTGATGCCGGATTATAAAGAGAAGGAAGCGTATTTGGAGAGACATGGGCATTTAATGTCGCTTTAA
- a CDS encoding radical SAM/SPASM domain-containing protein, which yields MKTFKKVYVEIISVCNLACSFCPPTIREPKIIKLDAFNAILDQIRPHTKYIYLHVKGEPLMHPRIDQLLDAAHAKGFKVNITTNGTLIKKNAEKLLGKPALRQINFSLHSFDGHEGSENREKYLGDILDFVRKAKEYKTIISYRLWNLQQEHRNDLAKRRNRETLEILESEYNLDFKIEEKVQPGKGVKITKNVYLNQDHEFQWPSLLAPEDDGKGFCHGLRSQAAILVDGTVVPCCLDGEGVINLGNVKEQSFSDIVDGERANNIVDGFSRREAVEELCRKCGYRQKFGV from the coding sequence TTGAAGACATTTAAAAAAGTATATGTTGAAATCATAAGCGTGTGTAACCTTGCTTGTAGCTTCTGTCCACCAACGATTCGAGAACCAAAGATTATCAAGTTAGATGCATTTAATGCCATCTTGGATCAGATTAGGCCGCACACGAAATATATTTATCTGCATGTTAAAGGTGAACCCCTCATGCACCCAAGAATCGATCAATTATTGGATGCTGCCCACGCCAAGGGATTTAAGGTGAATATCACGACAAATGGGACGCTTATTAAAAAGAATGCTGAGAAATTACTCGGTAAGCCAGCTTTGCGCCAAATAAACTTTTCGTTACATAGTTTTGACGGACATGAAGGCTCTGAAAATCGGGAAAAGTATTTGGGCGATATTTTGGATTTTGTGCGTAAGGCCAAAGAATATAAGACGATTATTTCGTATCGCTTATGGAATCTTCAACAAGAACATAGAAATGATCTGGCGAAGAGAAGAAACCGTGAAACGTTGGAGATTTTGGAGAGCGAGTATAACTTGGACTTCAAAATTGAAGAAAAAGTCCAACCAGGTAAAGGTGTGAAAATTACAAAGAACGTCTATCTCAATCAAGACCATGAATTCCAATGGCCTAGTCTTCTGGCACCTGAGGATGATGGCAAAGGCTTTTGTCATGGGCTTCGGAGTCAAGCAGCGATTCTTGTAGACGGAACCGTTGTCCCTTGCTGTCTTGATGGAGAAGGTGTTATTAATTTAGGTAATGTCAAAGAACAATCTTTTTCTGACATTGTCGATGGAGAACGCGCAAACAATATTGTCGATGGTTTTTCGAGAAGAGAAGCGGTTGAAGAGTTGTGTAGGAAGTGCGGATATAGACAGAAGTTTGGGGTTTAA
- a CDS encoding helix-turn-helix domain-containing protein, with protein sequence MTDALRKEVQERILNHDYHCEKELTLSIISGKWKVVILWHLGVEGTHRFSELQNLFPKISHKVLTNQLRDLIEDGIVHREVIPEVPPKVEYSMTELGITLLPIVEMMYEWGKNRIDQIKQENDYLE encoded by the coding sequence ATGACAGATGCATTAAGAAAAGAGGTCCAAGAAAGAATATTAAATCATGATTATCATTGTGAAAAAGAACTGACCTTATCGATTATTAGTGGGAAATGGAAAGTTGTGATCTTGTGGCATTTAGGTGTAGAAGGAACACATCGATTCAGCGAGCTTCAAAACCTCTTCCCAAAAATATCCCATAAAGTACTAACAAATCAATTGCGCGACCTGATAGAAGATGGAATTGTTCATCGAGAAGTGATTCCAGAAGTTCCTCCGAAAGTCGAATATTCAATGACTGAACTGGGAATAACGTTATTGCCAATCGTTGAGATGATGTATGAATGGGGTAAAAACCGAATAGATCAAATCAAACAAGAGAACGATTATTTAGAGTGA
- a CDS encoding 3-ketoacyl-ACP reductase, whose protein sequence is MQTITGKVALITGAGRGIGRATAIAFAQEGIHVGLVGRTLENLQQVAEELKQYDVKVAIAAADVANLDSITVAVESIRGELGAIDILVNNAGIAKFGSFMDLTPEEWTNIIDVNVKGVYYTTHAILPEMIERNTGDIINISSTAGQKGAPVTSAYSASKAAVIGLSESLMLEVRKKNIRVTTLTPSTVATEMAVDLNLTDGNPENVMQAEDLAELMVAQLKLHPRVVLKHAGLWSTNP, encoded by the coding sequence ATGCAAACAATTACAGGAAAAGTAGCATTAATTACAGGAGCGGGGCGTGGAATTGGACGTGCAACAGCAATCGCTTTTGCGCAGGAAGGTATTCACGTAGGCCTTGTTGGACGTACGCTTGAAAATTTACAACAAGTTGCAGAGGAGCTTAAACAGTATGATGTGAAGGTAGCAATCGCCGCAGCGGATGTAGCAAATTTAGACTCTATCACAGTAGCAGTTGAATCAATTCGTGGCGAACTAGGTGCAATTGACATTTTAGTAAATAATGCCGGCATTGCAAAGTTTGGTAGCTTCATGGATTTAACGCCTGAAGAATGGACAAACATTATCGATGTCAACGTAAAAGGTGTGTACTACACAACACATGCGATATTACCGGAAATGATCGAGCGCAACACAGGTGATATCATTAATATCTCATCAACAGCTGGTCAAAAAGGTGCACCAGTAACAAGTGCATACTCAGCTTCAAAAGCTGCAGTTATTGGACTAAGTGAGTCATTAATGCTAGAAGTACGTAAGAAAAATATTCGTGTGACAACATTAACGCCAAGTACGGTTGCGACTGAAATGGCTGTTGATCTAAACTTAACAGACGGTAATCCAGAAAATGTAATGCAAGCAGAAGATTTAGCAGAATTAATGGTTGCACAGCTAAAACTTCATCCACGTGTTGTCTTAAAACATGCTGGACTTTGGTCGACAAACCCTTAA
- a CDS encoding MBL fold metallo-hydrolase gives MKKSDIIFFERKFPSANMVLIKDQLPILIDSGFGSEAAETERLMKGTGVSPEELHLIVNTHYHSDHVGGNYHLQKKYGVQIAAHKWEADLINIGDSEACAAEWLDQPIEPYRVDRKLSDNDEIHTGSSTLKVLHTPGHTLGHISLYEPEEEILICGDLFHKQDIGWLNIFREGVASIQRSIESLDRLSKLRIGQAYSGHGPKIENPLAAIDAARGRMEKWLSTPEKISWHACKRIFSFTLMIKNGLVKEEIDNYLLTCGWFQDFARHSFQLQPEEFIPILLDEMIRSGAAGWHNNRLIATAPYEAPQEEWMHKNIKPKDWNYNVLSPN, from the coding sequence GTGAAAAAATCCGATATTATTTTCTTTGAAAGAAAGTTTCCAAGTGCAAACATGGTTCTTATTAAAGATCAGCTCCCTATTCTGATTGACAGTGGTTTTGGAAGTGAAGCGGCAGAGACAGAACGATTAATGAAAGGGACCGGCGTTTCTCCAGAAGAGTTACACCTTATTGTGAACACGCACTATCATAGTGATCATGTGGGAGGCAATTATCATCTTCAAAAAAAGTATGGTGTTCAGATTGCTGCTCATAAATGGGAAGCCGATTTAATAAATATAGGCGATTCCGAAGCTTGTGCTGCAGAATGGTTAGATCAGCCTATAGAACCTTATCGAGTCGATAGAAAGCTCTCGGATAACGATGAGATTCATACGGGAAGTAGTACTTTGAAAGTCCTGCACACACCAGGACATACATTAGGGCATATTTCCTTGTATGAACCTGAAGAAGAGATTCTAATTTGTGGGGATCTTTTTCACAAACAGGATATCGGCTGGTTAAACATCTTTCGCGAAGGTGTTGCATCTATCCAACGTTCAATCGAAAGCCTAGATCGGCTGTCTAAGCTTCGAATCGGGCAAGCCTATTCAGGACATGGACCTAAAATCGAGAATCCATTGGCTGCTATCGATGCGGCAAGGGGACGCATGGAAAAATGGCTAAGTACGCCAGAAAAAATTTCATGGCATGCGTGTAAAAGGATTTTCTCATTTACATTAATGATCAAAAATGGATTGGTAAAAGAAGAAATTGATAATTACCTATTAACCTGTGGTTGGTTTCAAGACTTTGCACGCCACTCATTCCAGCTTCAGCCGGAAGAATTTATTCCAATCTTGTTGGATGAAATGATTCGCTCCGGTGCGGCAGGCTGGCATAATAATCGGTTGATCGCTACCGCCCCATACGAAGCGCCGCAAGAAGAGTGGATGCATAAGAATATCAAGCCGAAAGACTGGAATTACAATGTGCTCTCACCTAACTAA
- a CDS encoding hotdog domain-containing protein: MTLEVGGVIAFERTFTAKDVEVFTELSGDVGIHHMTPDEQGRLVVQGLLTATLPTKVGGDHNVLARTMNFEFLRPVFTGDTIICEVTIEKYERQEKNRTAIITSFLCENQHGKEVLKGNFAGVIL; the protein is encoded by the coding sequence ATGACATTAGAAGTGGGCGGTGTCATTGCGTTTGAACGAACTTTTACAGCAAAGGATGTTGAAGTGTTTACAGAGCTTTCGGGTGATGTGGGTATTCATCATATGACCCCAGACGAACAAGGAAGACTTGTCGTTCAAGGGTTACTAACGGCAACTCTACCAACAAAAGTAGGGGGAGATCATAACGTATTAGCACGTACGATGAATTTTGAGTTTTTAAGACCTGTGTTTACGGGGGATACGATCATTTGTGAAGTGACAATTGAGAAATACGAAAGGCAAGAAAAGAACAGAACGGCTATTATTACATCCTTTCTATGCGAAAATCAGCATGGAAAAGAAGTATTAAAAGGGAATTTTGCAGGTGTCATCCTTTGA
- a CDS encoding nucleoside transporter C-terminal domain-containing protein codes for MNFIFLITGVLLVFAIAFLVSNDRKKIKYKRILLMLAIQIVSVYAMTNTDVGLIVITKVGLFFENLLAIADTGIQFVFGGMVNEGASTFFFVALLPLVFMAVLIGILNYIKVLPFIIKYLGLLLSKVTGMGKLESYFAVSTSVLGQPEVFLTISKQIPHLSQKRLYTICTSAMSAISMAMVGAYMTMIEPKFVVTAVVLNIFSALIVANIINPYDLDEKEDLITIEENKRVPFFQMIGDSVMDGFKIVIVVAAMLLGFIALMELVNVMFQSVFHISFQTVIGHIFAPVAFLMGVPWAEAVQAGGIMATKLITNEFVAMLNFGEVSTTLSDKTVAIVSVYLVSFANFGTVGIVSGSIKSISEKQGNYVSKFALKLLLGATLASVISGTMIGLIM; via the coding sequence TTGAATTTTATTTTCTTAATAACGGGGGTTTTACTCGTTTTTGCTATTGCCTTTTTAGTTAGTAATGATCGCAAAAAGATAAAGTATAAACGTATTCTGCTCATGTTAGCTATCCAAATCGTATCTGTCTACGCCATGACAAATACAGATGTCGGTCTCATAGTAATTACCAAAGTGGGCTTATTTTTTGAAAACTTATTGGCCATTGCGGATACAGGAATTCAATTTGTATTTGGTGGTATGGTTAATGAAGGGGCATCCACGTTTTTCTTTGTAGCGCTGTTACCACTTGTATTCATGGCTGTGTTAATCGGCATATTGAACTACATAAAAGTACTGCCATTCATCATTAAATACTTGGGGTTATTACTCAGTAAAGTCACAGGGATGGGTAAACTTGAAAGCTATTTTGCCGTTTCAACGTCCGTGCTTGGGCAACCCGAAGTGTTCTTAACCATCTCCAAACAAATTCCGCACCTCTCTCAAAAAAGGCTGTACACCATTTGTACATCTGCGATGAGTGCCATCAGTATGGCGATGGTGGGCGCTTATATGACGATGATTGAGCCAAAGTTTGTTGTAACAGCTGTTGTACTCAATATCTTTAGTGCACTGATTGTCGCAAATATTATTAACCCATATGATTTAGACGAAAAAGAGGATTTAATAACAATCGAAGAAAATAAACGCGTTCCCTTTTTCCAAATGATTGGCGATAGCGTAATGGATGGCTTCAAAATTGTCATTGTCGTTGCGGCGATGCTCTTAGGATTTATTGCCTTAATGGAATTGGTGAATGTCATGTTCCAAAGCGTATTCCACATTTCCTTCCAAACAGTTATTGGTCATATTTTTGCGCCGGTCGCCTTCTTAATGGGTGTTCCATGGGCAGAGGCTGTACAAGCAGGTGGCATTATGGCGACCAAGCTGATTACAAACGAATTTGTCGCGATGTTGAATTTCGGTGAAGTTTCAACTACCCTTTCTGACAAAACCGTTGCTATTGTTTCCGTGTACTTAGTGAGCTTTGCAAACTTCGGTACTGTAGGTATTGTGTCAGGTTCCATCAAATCCATCAGTGAAAAACAAGGCAACTACGTTTCAAAATTTGCGTTAAAACTGCTATTAGGTGCAACACTTGCTTCTGTTATTTCAGGTACGATGATTGGGCTAATAATGTAA
- a CDS encoding sporulation protein, with protein MSFFNKVLGSFGIGGAKVDTKLEKSEYTAGEIMTGKVEIYGGKIEQQIDSIYLTVYTTYIRESNDKKYTDVASVIKHKINDPFTIGPDETKSIPFSMRLPAETPVTYGKTKVWVGTGLAIKNAVDPEDQDYINVRPTQLATRILGEVEQLGFKLRKAECEQAARNMRSHYPFVQEFEFVPTSGVFRGRLDELEVVFLSQSAQSAELLLQVDRKVRGLGSFLAEALEMDESHIRLTVTAQDVPNLDEKLKQVIAKHM; from the coding sequence ATGTCGTTTTTCAATAAAGTACTAGGAAGTTTCGGTATAGGTGGAGCGAAAGTGGATACGAAATTGGAGAAGTCGGAGTATACTGCCGGTGAGATCATGACAGGAAAAGTTGAAATATACGGTGGCAAAATCGAGCAACAAATCGACTCTATTTATTTAACCGTCTATACGACTTATATCCGTGAGTCGAATGATAAAAAATACACAGATGTTGCTTCAGTGATTAAACATAAGATCAATGACCCCTTTACAATTGGACCAGACGAAACGAAATCGATTCCATTTTCCATGCGGCTACCTGCCGAAACACCAGTTACGTATGGAAAAACAAAAGTGTGGGTGGGGACTGGTCTAGCTATTAAAAATGCCGTGGATCCGGAAGATCAGGATTATATAAATGTCCGCCCGACCCAACTTGCGACGCGTATCTTAGGAGAAGTGGAACAATTAGGATTTAAGTTACGAAAAGCAGAGTGTGAGCAGGCTGCTAGGAATATGCGCAGTCACTATCCATTTGTTCAGGAGTTTGAATTTGTTCCGACAAGTGGGGTTTTCCGAGGTCGTTTAGACGAATTGGAAGTCGTATTCCTTTCTCAATCTGCCCAGTCCGCAGAGCTGCTTCTACAGGTAGACCGAAAAGTAAGAGGGTTAGGAAGCTTTTTAGCAGAGGCGCTTGAAATGGATGAAAGTCATATTCGACTAACTGTGACAGCGCAAGATGTACCGAATCTAGATGAGAAGCTTAAACAAGTCATCGCAAAGCATATGTGA
- a CDS encoding S-layer homology domain-containing protein, with product MKKVLMALILLLALFIGPMQEQSVEAASKSFKDVTNTHPNKKEIDYLVEMNIIKGYPDGSFRPGNTVTNGQAAIMVARALKLNLNGRPNPNFSDVFSTTSGFKEIAALVDEKIIPKEQKFNPSSPISRETMARMLVNAFKLEGVHHVNFSDVPPNYWAYSYITKLAANQVTTGYADGTFGPKTAVTRGHFSAFIARALNPAYKPGKSIVRGVNFDMTVRQVEKMESARLLGKESEANITVLTYETVRFGYYAHLNYYFEDGKLLYILYDFLPDQDDYNTWEEMTYMHDALHVEAVKELGDDYFYHSDNYSSIIANWEKDHYSALLLVDDEDYYTAARLLYYKNTFTLHETLADFSSIE from the coding sequence ATGAAAAAGGTGTTAATGGCACTCATCCTGTTATTAGCTTTATTTATCGGTCCCATGCAAGAACAATCCGTTGAAGCGGCAAGTAAATCGTTTAAAGATGTGACAAACACACATCCAAATAAGAAGGAAATCGATTACTTAGTTGAGATGAATATCATCAAAGGATATCCAGATGGCAGTTTTAGACCTGGGAATACAGTTACGAATGGACAGGCTGCTATTATGGTAGCAAGAGCTTTAAAGCTAAACCTTAATGGACGTCCAAATCCAAACTTCTCAGATGTCTTCTCGACAACGAGTGGATTTAAAGAAATTGCTGCTTTAGTCGATGAAAAAATCATTCCAAAAGAACAGAAATTCAACCCCTCTTCACCCATTTCACGCGAGACAATGGCACGCATGTTAGTCAACGCTTTTAAACTAGAAGGCGTACACCACGTCAACTTTTCCGATGTACCGCCTAACTACTGGGCATATTCATACATTACGAAACTTGCTGCCAATCAGGTGACAACTGGCTACGCTGATGGAACGTTTGGACCTAAAACCGCTGTAACACGTGGACATTTTTCAGCATTTATAGCAAGAGCCTTAAACCCTGCGTATAAACCTGGAAAAAGCATCGTACGCGGTGTGAATTTCGATATGACTGTTCGTCAAGTTGAAAAAATGGAATCTGCACGATTACTAGGGAAAGAAAGCGAAGCAAATATCACCGTTCTGACATATGAAACTGTACGCTTTGGCTACTACGCACATTTAAATTATTATTTTGAAGACGGAAAACTACTCTATATTTTATATGATTTCCTACCCGATCAAGACGACTATAATACATGGGAGGAAATGACCTATATGCATGATGCACTTCATGTAGAGGCGGTTAAGGAGTTAGGCGATGATTATTTCTATCACTCCGACAATTACTCAAGCATAATCGCCAACTGGGAGAAAGATCACTACTCCGCCTTACTGCTAGTCGATGATGAAGATTATTATACTGCCGCAAGGTTACTGTATTATAAAAACACCTTCACGTTGCATGAAACACTCGCTGATTTTTCAAGTATCGAGTAA
- a CDS encoding sigma-70 family RNA polymerase sigma factor, giving the protein MRKHTSHTPERAVLEKVEKRELVEALFTLSVTFHEVLILYYFEEMTTVEIAKLVACPEATIRTRLQRARKQLANRLIDYEWEELRHESI; this is encoded by the coding sequence TTGAGAAAGCATACAAGTCATACGCCCGAGCGTGCTGTGCTTGAGAAGGTAGAGAAGCGTGAATTAGTAGAGGCTTTGTTTACATTGTCAGTGACGTTTCATGAAGTACTTATACTCTATTATTTTGAGGAAATGACGACGGTGGAAATTGCAAAATTAGTAGCTTGTCCAGAAGCGACAATACGAACGAGATTACAACGAGCACGAAAGCAGCTAGCGAATCGACTAATTGATTATGAATGGGAGGAATTGCGCCATGAATCAATTTAA
- a CDS encoding helical backbone metal receptor, whose protein sequence is MRKFLAVFLISVVALMTACSSGMTEKDTKKEEGTKSESPQVEDKLSLENDGIDQAEFDEALSQFPTEVPERVITTSVPLTEMLHVLGVTPVGVPTSTNPIPADFDAIARIGSPMQPDLEVVTDLTPDLVLGAESLRSTLDKSLEGIDLATAYLPTDSFDDLKLSFKALGTYFNKTDEMNKVLSSLLDKENELKEQAKGKELPSVMLMIGTADSFMVMSERSYVGSLVSKLGADNIATSVLKVTDTYSPINMEDVVVADPDIILVLASGDHGASEDMFQKEVESNDTWTKLSAYQNDNVHILDYDVFGVTSISNAEQALTQIANYFYE, encoded by the coding sequence ATGAGAAAGTTTTTAGCTGTTTTCTTAATTAGTGTAGTCGCTTTAATGACTGCATGTTCATCAGGGATGACTGAGAAAGACACGAAGAAAGAAGAAGGAACGAAGAGTGAAAGTCCTCAAGTCGAAGACAAATTGAGCTTGGAGAATGATGGCATCGATCAAGCGGAGTTTGACGAAGCATTGAGCCAATTTCCAACAGAAGTGCCTGAACGAGTGATTACAACGTCGGTTCCTTTAACAGAAATGCTACATGTGCTTGGTGTGACACCAGTTGGTGTACCTACTTCAACGAATCCGATTCCAGCGGATTTCGATGCGATTGCGCGTATCGGTTCGCCTATGCAGCCAGATCTTGAAGTTGTCACAGACCTTACACCTGATTTGGTGCTCGGTGCTGAATCGCTACGCAGCACATTGGATAAAAGTTTGGAAGGCATTGATTTAGCAACGGCTTACTTACCAACAGATTCATTTGACGATTTGAAGTTAAGCTTTAAAGCACTTGGCACGTATTTCAATAAAACAGATGAAATGAATAAAGTGTTGAGCTCCTTATTAGATAAGGAAAATGAGTTAAAGGAACAAGCGAAGGGCAAGGAGTTACCAAGTGTTATGTTAATGATTGGTACAGCTGATTCGTTCATGGTGATGAGTGAACGTTCGTATGTAGGGAGTTTGGTGAGTAAACTGGGTGCGGATAATATCGCAACTTCCGTATTGAAAGTGACAGATACATATTCACCGATCAATATGGAAGACGTTGTCGTCGCAGATCCAGATATCATTCTTGTCTTAGCTTCTGGTGATCATGGTGCATCTGAAGATATGTTCCAAAAAGAAGTGGAAAGCAATGATACGTGGACAAAGCTCTCTGCTTATCAAAACGACAATGTTCATATTCTTGATTATGACGTGTTTGGTGTGACGTCTATCAGTAATGCTGAACAAGCATTGACACAAATTGCAAACTATTTTTATGAATAA
- a CDS encoding iron ABC transporter permease has product MINTSRSRTIVGVTFLLAIVAGIIAIGLGSVTIAVPDIVKTLFSSTASTNDTIIWNIRLPRVLLAMIIGANIAISGALLQAVMGNPLADPGLTGVTSGAAVFVLMIMLAAPEYTQFIPIAAFVGGLIAATLVYALAWRRNGISPITIILSGVAVNALCGGVVGYLSIIYSDRLPSAVQWLNGSLAAKGNQALWMVFPYAIVGWILSIFAIRKANVIRMGDQVASNLGENVNRIRILLSILAVFLAAISVAAIGMIGFVGLVVPHMARLLVGSNYKYLLPMSMALGALVLLLADTGGRTLFAPLEIPAGILMAVIGAPYFLYLMRRSAF; this is encoded by the coding sequence GTGATCAATACATCTCGCAGTCGAACGATTGTTGGTGTGACATTTCTATTGGCAATCGTTGCCGGAATTATCGCGATTGGCTTGGGCAGCGTGACAATAGCTGTTCCAGACATTGTGAAAACCTTATTTAGTTCAACAGCCAGTACGAACGACACAATCATCTGGAATATCCGTTTGCCACGCGTGCTATTAGCAATGATCATCGGCGCTAATATCGCAATTTCGGGTGCTTTATTGCAAGCTGTCATGGGCAACCCACTCGCAGATCCAGGTTTAACAGGTGTGACGAGTGGTGCGGCGGTTTTTGTATTAATGATTATGCTGGCGGCACCAGAATATACGCAGTTCATTCCAATTGCGGCTTTTGTAGGTGGGCTTATTGCGGCGACGCTTGTTTATGCATTAGCATGGCGCCGTAATGGTATTTCCCCGATTACGATTATCTTATCCGGAGTTGCGGTGAATGCTTTATGTGGCGGCGTTGTCGGATATTTGTCCATTATTTATAGCGATCGATTACCTTCTGCTGTTCAATGGTTAAACGGGAGTTTAGCAGCGAAAGGCAATCAAGCTTTGTGGATGGTTTTCCCGTATGCGATTGTGGGTTGGATCTTATCCATTTTTGCAATCCGTAAGGCCAATGTCATTCGCATGGGAGACCAGGTTGCATCGAATCTTGGAGAGAATGTCAATCGTATTCGGATTTTGCTATCAATCTTAGCTGTTTTCTTAGCAGCGATTTCTGTAGCGGCAATCGGCATGATTGGTTTTGTTGGTCTTGTCGTACCACATATGGCTCGTTTGTTAGTTGGTTCTAACTACAAGTATTTATTGCCGATGAGCATGGCGCTTGGCGCGCTTGTGTTATTGCTGGCAGATACGGGCGGACGCACATTGTTTGCGCCATTGGAAATACCCGCGGGCATTCTGATGGCGGTTATCGGTGCCCCATACTTTTTATACTTGATGAGAAGGAGTGCATTTTAG